The following are encoded together in the Rhizophagus irregularis chromosome 21, complete sequence genome:
- a CDS encoding uncharacterized protein (SECRETED:cutsite_SYT-AK; SECRETED:prob_0.6220); SECRETED:SignalP(1-24): protein MNIRSQSVLIFIISFLLFVNFSYTAKDVNIVKRIIPQLFKVKKVEGNKLILEVKWDGTGIKDHEKVTTKLHGCKPSGTLTFRKDKKKHKFSDRETTYELAVHEKKVPVQCLLEFTGNLQTNVTFGFQT from the exons ATGAATATTCGTAGCCAGTCTGTcttaatctttattatttcattccTTCTTTTCGTTAACTTCTCTTATACTGCTAAGGATGTCAACATTGTCAAGCGTATTATACCTCAGCTGTTCAAAGTCAAAAAAGTTGAAGGAAATAAATTGATTCTTGAAGTTAAATGGGATGGAACTGGAATAAAAGATCATG aGAAAGTCACAACAAAACTTCACGGATGCAAACCTAGCGGGACTTTAACTTTCAGAAAAGataaaaag AAACATAAATTTAGTGACCGTGAAACCACCTACGAATTAGCCGTTCATGAGAAGAAAGTTCCGGTGCAATGTTTATTGGAATTTACTGGTAATCTCCAAACAAATGTGACGTTTGGATTTCAaacatga
- a CDS encoding uncharacterized protein (SECRETED:cutsite_TSS-TY; SECRETED:prob_0.3238); SECRETED:SignalP(1-21): MNRQYIFVIAFFFSLFLVTSSTYLEVKQVVPTTFTVNKVNSSKIVVGISWDGTNEADDEYVLARLKCFGDAVTVLNSPQDHVFGERNTTYELAVHKSNALVRCRTGVKDIERWLTFFYFQT; the protein is encoded by the exons atgAATCGCCAATATATATTCgttattgcatttttcttttccCTTTTTCTCGTTACTTCTTCTACTTATTTAGAAGTAAAACAAGTAGTACCCACAACATTTACCGTCAATAAAGTTAATTCATCTAAAATTGTTGTAGGAATTTCATGGGATGGAACTAATGAAGCAGACGATG AATATGTCTTAGCTAGACTTAAGTGTTTTGGCGATGCTGTGACTGTCTTAAACTCACCTCAg GACCATGTATTTGGTGAACGTAATACTACCTACGAATTAGCCGTACACAAAAGTAATGCTTTGGTGAGGTGTAGAACGGGAGTTAAGGACATTGAGAGATGGttaactttcttttatttccaaACTTGA